Proteins from a genomic interval of Microbacterium phyllosphaerae:
- a CDS encoding NAD(P)H-dependent oxidoreductase translates to MSTALIIDGHPDARSLTAELARRYAAAHGDARIIALRDLEFDPSLRFGYRERMQLEPDLIDAKRALAEAATVVVFTPLWWGSVPALLKGFFDRALLPQQEYRYTKLGLPEGLLPARNGRLFLLADTPWFLTPFTGLPAQTHVARGTLRFCGVRSVRTTRMLGVKDASPERITSWLERAESLGRRDGLRDRANGAGGAQAIAADAASSSVVATS, encoded by the coding sequence ATGTCCACCGCACTGATCATCGACGGCCACCCCGACGCCCGGTCCCTCACCGCCGAGCTCGCCCGGCGCTATGCCGCGGCACACGGAGATGCGCGCATCATCGCGCTCCGCGACCTCGAGTTCGACCCGTCCCTGCGGTTCGGCTACCGCGAGCGCATGCAGCTCGAGCCCGACCTCATCGACGCCAAGCGCGCGCTCGCAGAGGCCGCGACCGTCGTCGTGTTCACCCCGCTGTGGTGGGGATCCGTTCCCGCCCTGCTCAAGGGCTTCTTCGACCGCGCCCTGCTTCCGCAGCAGGAGTACCGCTACACGAAGCTCGGGCTGCCCGAGGGGCTGCTGCCCGCGCGAAACGGTCGGCTGTTCCTGCTCGCGGATACCCCGTGGTTCCTCACACCCTTCACGGGTCTGCCCGCGCAGACGCACGTCGCCCGTGGCACGCTGCGGTTCTGCGGCGTCCGCTCGGTGCGCACGACAAGGATGCTGGGCGTCAAGGACGCGAGCCCCGAGCGCATCACCTCATGGCTCGAGCGCGCCGAGTCGCTCGGCCGCCGAGACGGCCTCCGCGATCGCGCGAACGGCGCGGGCGGGGCTCAGGCCATCGCGGCCGACGCCGCTTCGTCCTCGGTCGTCGCGACGAGCTGA
- a CDS encoding ribosomal protein L7/L12 produces MDLFIAVGSVIVVIGLGAVIVAAALRSMRPKAPEAQAYTPSPTMARSVASTSTSTASASQLTPAAIAEIDRLVAADKKIHAIKLYRENTGVGLKEAKDRIDHWSVSTTAPHLAAVSNASAAYSSITATPSSVRGALPASVATEVDRLVAADQKIHAIKLVREHTGLGLKESKDVVEAWPHPRHL; encoded by the coding sequence ATGGACCTCTTCATCGCCGTCGGCAGCGTCATCGTGGTCATCGGCCTGGGTGCGGTGATCGTCGCCGCGGCGTTGAGGTCGATGCGCCCCAAGGCTCCGGAGGCCCAGGCCTACACACCCTCGCCGACGATGGCGCGGTCCGTCGCCTCCACCTCCACGTCGACCGCGTCGGCCTCGCAGCTCACGCCCGCGGCGATCGCCGAGATCGACCGCCTGGTCGCCGCAGACAAGAAGATCCACGCCATCAAGCTCTACCGCGAGAACACGGGGGTCGGACTGAAAGAGGCGAAGGACCGGATCGATCACTGGTCGGTCAGCACCACGGCTCCTCATCTCGCGGCCGTCTCGAACGCCTCGGCCGCGTACTCGTCGATCACCGCCACGCCGTCGTCGGTGCGTGGCGCGCTCCCGGCATCCGTCGCGACAGAGGTCGACCGGCTCGTCGCGGCCGATCAGAAGATCCACGCGATCAAGCTCGTCCGCGAGCACACGGGCCTCGGGCTCAAGGAGTCGAAGGACGTCGTCGAGGCCTGGCCGCACCCGCGTCACTTGTAA
- a CDS encoding bifunctional 4-hydroxy-2-oxoglutarate aldolase/2-dehydro-3-deoxy-phosphogluconate aldolase produces MPDRLSRARATGVLAVLRAPSPELALEASEAIIRGGVTGIEVTFSTPDAPAVIRELVARHGDAAYIGAGTVTTIEQASLATDAGAEFLVSPGTLPTLTRAMLDTGRVVMTGAMTPTEVMGALELGVDVVKIFPASLGGPSYLGALRGPFPDAPLMPTGGVSPDNLADWFRAGAVAVGAGGDLANGASLKASDWADIEQRSARFAAALAATRA; encoded by the coding sequence ATGCCCGACCGTCTCTCCCGCGCCCGCGCCACCGGCGTGCTCGCTGTGCTGCGCGCACCGTCGCCCGAGCTCGCTCTCGAGGCCTCCGAGGCGATCATCCGCGGAGGAGTGACCGGCATCGAGGTGACCTTCTCGACCCCCGATGCCCCCGCGGTGATCCGCGAGCTCGTCGCCCGCCACGGCGATGCCGCCTACATCGGCGCCGGCACGGTCACGACCATCGAGCAGGCCTCCCTCGCCACGGATGCCGGTGCGGAGTTCCTCGTGAGCCCCGGGACGCTCCCCACGCTGACCCGCGCGATGCTCGACACCGGACGCGTCGTGATGACCGGCGCCATGACCCCGACCGAGGTCATGGGCGCACTCGAGCTCGGCGTCGACGTGGTCAAGATCTTCCCCGCCTCCCTCGGCGGCCCCTCGTACCTCGGCGCGCTGCGCGGGCCGTTCCCGGATGCGCCGCTGATGCCGACCGGTGGAGTCAGCCCCGACAACCTCGCCGACTGGTTCCGCGCCGGAGCCGTCGCGGTGGGTGCGGGCGGCGACCTCGCCAACGGCGCTTCGCTCAAGGCATCCGACTGGGCCGACATCGAACAGCGTTCGGCCCGCTTCGCCGCAGCTCTCGCAGCGACCCGCGCCTGA
- a CDS encoding SDR family NAD(P)-dependent oxidoreductase, translating to MQIQGSSALITGGASGLGLATARRLAAAGAVVTILDLPSSAGAEIADELGGVFAAGDVTSADDAAAAVAAAQAAAPLRVVVNCAGIAPPAKVLDRDGNPAVLADFERIVRINLVGTFNVLSQASAVIAKNDATDDGDRGVIVNTASVAAFDGQIGQPAYSASKGGVHAMTLPVARELARYGIRVCTIAPGIMETPMLMGLPQAAQDSLGQQVPFPSRLGRPDEYAALVQQIVENGYLNGETIRLDGAIRMAPK from the coding sequence ATGCAGATCCAGGGCTCGAGTGCTCTCATCACCGGCGGTGCGTCCGGTCTGGGCCTCGCCACCGCACGCCGACTGGCCGCGGCCGGTGCCGTCGTGACCATCCTCGACCTCCCGTCGTCAGCCGGAGCGGAGATCGCCGACGAGCTCGGCGGAGTGTTCGCCGCCGGAGATGTCACCAGCGCGGATGACGCGGCCGCAGCCGTCGCCGCCGCTCAGGCCGCCGCCCCGCTGCGCGTCGTCGTCAACTGCGCCGGAATCGCGCCTCCGGCCAAGGTCCTCGACCGCGACGGCAACCCGGCGGTGCTCGCCGACTTCGAGCGCATCGTGCGCATCAACCTCGTCGGCACGTTCAACGTGCTCTCGCAGGCATCCGCCGTGATCGCGAAGAACGACGCGACGGATGACGGCGACCGCGGCGTCATCGTGAACACCGCGAGCGTCGCCGCCTTCGACGGTCAGATCGGCCAGCCCGCCTACTCCGCCTCGAAGGGCGGGGTCCACGCCATGACGCTGCCGGTGGCTCGTGAGCTCGCCCGCTACGGCATCCGCGTCTGCACCATCGCCCCGGGCATCATGGAGACCCCGATGCTGATGGGGCTGCCGCAGGCCGCGCAGGACTCGCTCGGCCAGCAGGTGCCGTTCCCCTCGCGGCTCGGCCGCCCCGACGAGTACGCCGCCCTCGTGCAGCAGATCGTCGAGAACGGCTACCTCAACGGCGAGACGATCCGCCTCGACGGCGCCATCCGGATGGCGCCGAAGTAG
- a CDS encoding ankyrin repeat domain-containing protein, protein MSDSTRDLFDAAAAGDADAVRTALDVGATVEARGEGGMTALVAATKQNHIEAARVLIEAGADVNAKDDIQDSAYLYAGARGHDEILRLTLDNGADLASTNRFGGTALIPASERGLLSTIGILLEAGVDPNHINNLNWTALHEAIVLGDGSDTYVEVVRALIAGGADITIRDGDGVLPRDLAAARGYDDIVALLER, encoded by the coding sequence ATGTCCGACAGCACTCGTGATCTCTTCGACGCCGCCGCCGCAGGCGACGCGGATGCCGTGCGCACCGCTCTCGACGTCGGGGCCACTGTCGAGGCACGCGGCGAGGGCGGGATGACGGCTCTCGTCGCCGCCACCAAGCAGAACCACATCGAGGCCGCCCGCGTCTTGATCGAGGCCGGAGCCGACGTGAACGCCAAGGACGACATCCAGGACTCGGCGTATCTCTACGCCGGCGCCCGCGGCCACGACGAGATCCTGCGGCTGACCCTCGACAACGGCGCCGACCTCGCGAGCACGAATCGCTTCGGCGGCACCGCACTGATCCCGGCATCCGAGCGCGGGCTGCTCTCGACCATCGGCATCCTGCTCGAGGCGGGTGTCGACCCGAACCACATCAACAACCTGAACTGGACGGCCCTGCACGAGGCCATCGTGCTCGGCGACGGATCCGACACGTACGTCGAGGTCGTGCGCGCACTGATCGCCGGCGGCGCAGACATCACGATCCGCGACGGTGACGGCGTGCTCCCCCGCGACCTCGCCGCGGCTCGCGGCTACGACGACATCGTCGCCCTGCTCGAACGCTGA
- a CDS encoding aminoglycoside 3'-phosphotransferase yields MSIPDVSIEIPARVRALAGAAALSPVWLNGIGGLTFHTDDGRYIKWGPHDAEANMRDEAERMRWARQWIVVPEVLAQGQDADHEWLVTAALPGRSAVDARWRDDPRTAVRGVGEALRALHDALPVDECPWSWSPEWRIANAAERGVAVPGDLRTPPPVDRLVVCHGDACMPNTLLDDDGRPLAHVDLAALGTADRWADIAVASMSTTWNFGPGWEDALIEAYGVAPDRERLEYYRRLWNET; encoded by the coding sequence ATGAGCATTCCGGATGTATCGATCGAGATTCCGGCACGCGTGCGCGCACTCGCGGGCGCCGCGGCGCTGAGCCCGGTCTGGCTGAACGGCATCGGCGGACTCACGTTCCACACCGACGACGGCCGCTACATCAAGTGGGGTCCGCACGACGCCGAGGCGAACATGCGCGACGAGGCCGAGCGCATGCGCTGGGCGCGGCAATGGATCGTCGTGCCCGAGGTTCTCGCACAGGGGCAGGATGCCGATCACGAGTGGCTCGTCACGGCGGCGCTGCCCGGCCGCAGTGCGGTGGACGCGAGGTGGCGCGACGATCCGCGCACGGCGGTCCGAGGAGTCGGGGAGGCCCTGCGGGCGCTGCACGATGCGCTGCCGGTCGACGAGTGTCCCTGGTCGTGGAGTCCCGAGTGGAGGATCGCCAACGCCGCCGAGCGTGGTGTCGCCGTGCCCGGCGACCTGCGCACGCCCCCGCCCGTCGACAGGCTCGTCGTCTGCCACGGCGACGCCTGCATGCCGAACACCCTGCTCGACGACGACGGTCGTCCGCTCGCGCACGTCGACCTGGCCGCTCTCGGCACGGCCGACCGCTGGGCCGACATCGCGGTCGCCTCGATGAGCACGACGTGGAACTTCGGTCCCGGGTGGGAGGACGCGCTCATCGAGGCGTACGGGGTGGCACCCGACCGGGAGCGGCTCGAGTACTACCGCCGGCTCTGGAACGAGACCTGA
- a CDS encoding hemolysin family protein, giving the protein MGDLALNIALVFVFVLVGGVFAATEMALVTLRESQLNAIAARGKRGEKVAGLARNPNTFLSAVQIGVTVAGFASAAYGATSIAPSVAPLLENLGVAAPLAMTLATVLLTLVIAYLSLVLGELVPKRLAIQRNAQFAYAVAPVLDGFATVMRPVIWLLSISTNALVRLLGGDPHKTADELSDEELRDIVATHQSLPDDERRILDDVLSLRGRQVSEVMRPRPEVVALDGASTLVDAITQVRELPFSRYPVIDASLDDIVGFVHVRDLFEAAAEDATRSVQGLMRPVEYVPSTAGVLPTLTRMRAAGHQIAVVVDEYGGTDGIVTLEDLVEEVVGEIFDEYDTEERMPDAGGALDGRLNLQDFAEITGIELPRGASDTVAGFVTEMLGRLAVVGDSVEVPGATIRVTAVDRRRIAEIRMVLHEDADAPSASGE; this is encoded by the coding sequence ATGGGCGACCTCGCACTGAACATCGCCCTGGTGTTCGTCTTCGTGCTCGTCGGTGGAGTGTTCGCCGCGACCGAGATGGCCCTGGTCACGCTGCGCGAGAGCCAGCTCAACGCGATCGCCGCCCGAGGCAAGCGCGGCGAGAAGGTCGCCGGCCTGGCCCGCAACCCCAACACGTTCCTCTCCGCCGTGCAGATCGGTGTCACCGTCGCCGGCTTCGCCTCGGCCGCCTACGGCGCGACATCCATCGCCCCGTCGGTGGCGCCGCTGCTCGAGAACCTCGGCGTCGCGGCGCCGCTCGCCATGACTCTCGCGACCGTGCTGCTGACGCTGGTGATCGCGTATCTGTCACTCGTGCTCGGCGAGCTCGTGCCCAAGCGTCTCGCGATCCAGCGCAACGCGCAGTTCGCGTACGCGGTCGCGCCGGTGCTCGACGGCTTCGCCACGGTCATGCGTCCGGTGATCTGGCTGCTCTCGATCTCGACCAACGCGCTCGTGCGTCTGCTCGGCGGAGACCCTCACAAGACGGCCGACGAGCTCAGCGACGAGGAGCTGCGCGACATCGTCGCGACGCACCAGAGCCTGCCCGACGACGAGCGGCGGATCCTCGACGACGTGCTGTCACTGCGCGGACGTCAGGTCAGCGAGGTCATGCGGCCGCGCCCCGAGGTGGTCGCGCTCGACGGGGCATCGACGCTCGTGGATGCCATCACCCAGGTGCGGGAGCTGCCGTTCTCGCGGTACCCCGTGATCGACGCCTCGCTCGACGACATCGTCGGCTTCGTGCACGTGCGCGACCTGTTCGAGGCGGCGGCCGAGGATGCGACGCGCTCGGTGCAGGGCCTCATGCGCCCCGTCGAGTACGTGCCCTCGACGGCCGGTGTGCTGCCGACGCTGACCCGTATGCGCGCAGCCGGCCACCAGATCGCCGTGGTCGTCGACGAGTACGGCGGAACCGACGGCATCGTCACCCTCGAAGACCTCGTGGAGGAGGTCGTCGGCGAGATCTTCGACGAGTACGACACCGAAGAGCGGATGCCGGATGCCGGCGGCGCACTCGACGGTCGCCTCAACCTGCAGGACTTCGCCGAGATCACCGGCATCGAGCTGCCCCGCGGAGCCTCCGACACGGTCGCCGGATTCGTGACCGAGATGCTCGGACGCCTCGCGGTGGTCGGCGACTCGGTCGAGGTGCCCGGTGCGACGATTCGCGTGACCGCTGTGGATAGGCGACGGATCGCGGAGATCCGGATGGTGCTGCACGAGGATGCGGATGCGCCCTCAGCGTCTGGGGAGTGA
- a CDS encoding SDR family oxidoreductase, with protein sequence MSTLAGKTILMSGGSRGIGLAIALRAAADGANIAMLAKTDTPHPKLEGTVHTAAEQIRAAGGQALPIVGDVRDDDDITEAVLKTQGEFGGIDIVINNASVIDLSRSLDLGAKKYDLMQDVNVRGTFMLSRAAVPILKDAENPHILSLSPPLNPTPKWLGAHTGYTLAKFGMTMVTLGLAAEFARDGIAANTLWPRTTIATAAVQNLLGGDRVMAASRTPDIYADAAYAVLLKPAAEYTGQTLIVEDVLEADGVTDFSGYAAVPGTPDDRLFPDIFLD encoded by the coding sequence ATGAGCACACTGGCAGGCAAGACCATCCTCATGTCCGGCGGCAGCCGCGGCATCGGGCTCGCGATCGCCTTGCGCGCCGCGGCTGACGGCGCGAACATCGCGATGCTCGCCAAGACCGACACCCCGCACCCCAAGCTCGAGGGCACGGTGCACACGGCGGCCGAGCAGATCCGCGCCGCGGGTGGCCAGGCACTGCCGATCGTCGGCGACGTGCGCGATGACGACGACATCACCGAGGCCGTGCTCAAGACGCAGGGCGAGTTCGGCGGCATCGACATCGTCATCAACAACGCCAGCGTCATCGACCTCTCGCGCTCGCTCGACCTCGGCGCCAAGAAGTACGACCTGATGCAGGACGTGAACGTGCGCGGAACGTTCATGCTGTCGCGCGCCGCCGTGCCGATCCTCAAGGACGCCGAGAACCCGCACATCCTGTCGCTGTCGCCGCCGCTGAACCCGACGCCGAAGTGGCTCGGCGCCCACACCGGGTACACGCTCGCGAAGTTCGGCATGACGATGGTCACGCTCGGCCTCGCGGCGGAGTTCGCCCGCGACGGCATCGCGGCCAACACGCTGTGGCCCCGCACGACCATCGCCACCGCCGCGGTGCAGAACCTGCTCGGCGGCGACAGGGTCATGGCCGCGAGCCGCACGCCCGACATCTATGCCGACGCCGCCTATGCCGTGCTGCTTAAGCCTGCGGCGGAGTACACCGGCCAGACGCTGATCGTCGAGGATGTGCTCGAAGCCGACGGCGTGACCGACTTCTCGGGCTATGCTGCGGTGCCGGGCACACCCGACGACCGGCTGTTCCCCGACATCTTCCTCGACTGA
- a CDS encoding sulfite exporter TauE/SafE family protein yields the protein MIDLAPLAWVALGLAAVTIGISKTALPGGSILAIALFATVLPARTSTAAMLLLLIVGDVFALITYRRHAHWPTLLRLAPAVIAGLVAGFAFLALAGDGIVRRAIGVILLAMIAVTLWRRWRQNRADAVAPAPGGLVLSGVYGTLGGFTTMVANAGGPVMSMYFLATRTPVQVFLGTSAWFFAIINLVKIPFLAGLGLFEGHVLLMDAVLAPLVVIGALAGIRLAKRMNQVLFDRIVIVLTIAGALYLLF from the coding sequence GTGATCGACCTCGCACCCCTCGCCTGGGTGGCGCTCGGACTCGCGGCCGTCACGATCGGCATCTCGAAGACCGCGCTCCCCGGTGGCAGCATCCTGGCCATCGCGCTCTTCGCGACCGTACTGCCCGCGCGCACGTCGACCGCGGCGATGCTCCTGCTGCTCATCGTCGGCGACGTGTTCGCGCTGATCACCTACCGCCGTCACGCGCACTGGCCGACTCTGCTGCGTCTCGCGCCCGCAGTCATCGCCGGGCTCGTCGCCGGGTTCGCGTTCCTCGCGCTCGCGGGCGACGGGATCGTGCGGCGGGCGATCGGCGTGATCCTGCTCGCGATGATCGCCGTCACCCTGTGGCGCCGATGGCGGCAGAACAGGGCGGATGCCGTGGCGCCCGCCCCCGGCGGCCTGGTGCTCTCGGGGGTCTACGGCACCCTCGGCGGCTTCACGACCATGGTCGCGAACGCCGGCGGACCCGTCATGTCGATGTACTTCCTCGCGACCCGCACACCCGTGCAGGTGTTCCTCGGCACCTCGGCCTGGTTCTTCGCGATCATCAACCTCGTGAAGATCCCGTTCCTCGCGGGTCTCGGCCTGTTCGAGGGACACGTGCTGCTGATGGATGCCGTGCTCGCGCCGCTCGTCGTGATCGGCGCCCTCGCGGGCATCCGTCTCGCGAAGCGCATGAACCAGGTGCTGTTCGACCGCATCGTGATCGTGCTGACGATCGCCGGGGCGCTCTACCTGCTGTTCTGA
- a CDS encoding TetR/AcrR family transcriptional regulator: protein MSSSRSGYHHGDLAHALEAAAMQLLVDKPAQEISLREVARAADVSHNAPYHHFSDRRGLLKVLAERSMADLVVAVRAAIEEAPDPRSAAIEGGAAYIRFAVEHPHGFDVIYDPTVCIPGEPSEIMAPLIAELEELLSTASVAAGLDSESGVTGVWGLVHGLGTLCAAGHFSLDDALAASDEALGRMLPHRLL from the coding sequence GTGTCAAGTTCCCGATCCGGCTATCACCACGGCGACCTCGCCCACGCCCTCGAGGCTGCCGCGATGCAGCTGCTCGTCGACAAGCCGGCCCAGGAGATCAGCCTGCGCGAGGTCGCTCGCGCAGCAGATGTGAGCCACAACGCCCCGTACCATCACTTCTCCGACCGTCGGGGGCTGCTCAAGGTGCTCGCCGAGCGGAGCATGGCCGACCTCGTCGTCGCGGTGCGCGCGGCGATCGAAGAGGCCCCCGATCCGCGATCCGCCGCGATCGAGGGCGGTGCCGCGTACATCCGCTTCGCGGTCGAGCACCCTCACGGATTCGACGTGATCTACGACCCGACCGTGTGCATCCCCGGGGAGCCCAGCGAGATCATGGCCCCGCTGATCGCCGAGCTCGAAGAGCTGCTGTCGACCGCATCCGTGGCCGCAGGCCTCGACAGCGAGAGCGGCGTCACCGGGGTCTGGGGTCTCGTACACGGGCTCGGAACACTGTGTGCGGCGGGGCACTTCTCGCTCGACGACGCGCTCGCCGCGAGCGACGAGGCGCTCGGTCGCATGCTGCCTCATCGACTCCTCTGA
- the rlmN gene encoding 23S rRNA (adenine(2503)-C(2))-methyltransferase RlmN, which produces MTETPRTRETRPATAPASSRSGAVRSTKAPQVRPATEGWTQQKDAEGRPLLQFASPKRGKPPVHLADLTPAERVEKVKELGLPGFRAKQLSTHYFRHYTSDAAEMTDLPADTREQLVAGMLPPLLTEVRRLETDRGDTIKFLWRLHDGALVESVLMRYPGRITLCVSSQAGCGMNCPFCATGQAGLTRNMSTAEIIEQIVRANRLIAEGGLGGKKSDDHSMERVSNIVFMGMGEPLANYKRVMDAVRSMVAPQPDGLGMSARGITVSTVGLVPAIKKLADEGIPVTFALSLHAPDDHLRDELIPVNSRWKVDEALDAARYYYEKTGRRVSIEYALIKDMNDHAWRADLLADKLNERGRGWVHVNPIPLNPTPGSIWTSSTREAQNEFVRRLNDAGIPTTLRDTRGKEIDGACGQLVATTEDEAASAAMA; this is translated from the coding sequence ATGACCGAGACTCCCCGCACGCGCGAGACGCGCCCCGCCACGGCACCCGCGTCGTCCCGTTCGGGAGCCGTCCGTTCCACCAAGGCTCCGCAGGTGCGCCCCGCGACCGAAGGCTGGACCCAGCAGAAGGATGCCGAGGGGCGGCCGCTGCTGCAGTTCGCGAGCCCCAAGCGCGGCAAGCCGCCGGTGCACCTCGCCGACCTCACTCCGGCTGAGCGTGTCGAGAAGGTCAAGGAGCTGGGCCTCCCCGGATTCCGCGCGAAGCAGCTCTCGACCCACTACTTCCGCCACTACACGTCGGATGCCGCCGAGATGACCGACCTCCCGGCCGACACCCGCGAGCAGCTCGTCGCCGGCATGCTGCCGCCGCTGCTGACCGAGGTGCGCCGCCTCGAGACCGACCGCGGAGACACGATCAAGTTCCTGTGGCGCCTGCACGACGGCGCCCTGGTCGAGTCGGTGCTCATGCGCTACCCCGGTCGCATCACGCTGTGCGTCTCGTCGCAGGCCGGATGCGGCATGAACTGCCCCTTCTGCGCCACCGGTCAGGCGGGTCTCACGCGCAACATGTCGACCGCCGAGATCATCGAGCAGATCGTCCGCGCCAACCGGCTGATCGCCGAGGGCGGCCTCGGCGGCAAGAAGTCCGACGACCACTCGATGGAGCGGGTCTCGAACATCGTCTTCATGGGCATGGGTGAGCCGCTGGCCAACTACAAGCGCGTGATGGATGCCGTGCGCTCGATGGTCGCACCTCAGCCCGACGGCCTGGGCATGAGCGCTCGCGGCATCACGGTGTCGACGGTCGGACTCGTGCCGGCGATCAAGAAGCTCGCCGACGAGGGCATCCCGGTGACCTTCGCTCTGTCGCTGCATGCACCCGACGATCACCTGCGCGATGAGCTCATCCCCGTGAACTCGCGCTGGAAGGTCGATGAGGCCCTCGACGCCGCTCGGTACTACTACGAGAAGACGGGCCGTCGCGTCTCTATCGAGTACGCGCTGATCAAGGACATGAACGATCACGCCTGGCGTGCCGACCTGCTCGCCGACAAGCTCAACGAGCGCGGTCGCGGCTGGGTGCACGTCAACCCGATCCCGCTGAACCCGACCCCCGGCTCGATCTGGACCTCGTCGACGCGCGAGGCGCAGAACGAGTTCGTGCGCCGGCTCAACGACGCCGGCATCCCGACCACCCTGCGCGACACCCGCGGCAAGGAGATCGACGGTGCCTGCGGTCAGCTCGTCGCGACGACCGAGGACGAAGCGGCGTCGGCCGCGATGGCCTGA